In the Streptomyces sp. 840.1 genome, one interval contains:
- a CDS encoding GH92 family glycosyl hydrolase, with amino-acid sequence MPTRPLPAARRLAARTAAVLVTGALAAAVLPPAAGAATPAVRPTAYVDPLIGSANGGNTFPGATLPYGMIAWSPTSTKGDQTGTGAANGYQYDTTRLRGLSLTHVNGAGCDPGAAGDIPIMPFVGDVTSSPSADTKDAVYAADFSHEDERAVPGRYTVGLDSGATADLAVSRRAGVADFGFPAGKPANLLFRVSNSLNGSEDAQVKIDTAHRKVTGSVLTGAFCGRRANGGTNNRKSYYRLYFSASFDRAFSTTGTWKDGTLAPGSTTGGGGEGYATGADRAGRGSGGWVGFDTASDNDVHMRIGISYVSRAGAEANLRSEIAPHAGVDDVAAAASRTWDRELESVRTGGGTEAQRTTFYTALYHSLMQPNIVSDTDGRYPGMDGEPHRIGRGQGAQYSNFSGWDQYRAQIQLLALLKPEVAGDFAQSLYNFARQNGGVWDRWVHINGATHVMTGDPTAATLATFYAMGVRNFDYEGAYESLARQATVPVEDGLSDAGCPGQCTGQRPNLAQYLQSHYAPQDVCHCWGGAAETLEDAVADDALGRWAALLGRDAEAKSFKERGGWWRNVFNAGATDGAGTSGYIQARNVDGSWVTPFGPGSDLGFAQGTSATYTWMVPQDVQGLAAAMGGRDVAAERLDGFFHKADGSWSVKGGDSVRYDPTNEPGIHAPWLYNALGQPYKTQATVREILNTVYGTGPRGLPGNDDLGTMSAWYVFSALGMYPQSPGGAAMLLGAPLFPKAVIDRPHGRDITITAPAADAGHPYIDAVTVDGRDHDRSWTDPSLLTRGGKLAFSLSGEPNTTWATAASGLPR; translated from the coding sequence AGTCCTGCCCCCCGCCGCCGGGGCCGCGACCCCGGCTGTCCGCCCCACCGCCTACGTGGACCCGCTGATCGGCAGCGCCAACGGCGGCAACACCTTTCCCGGCGCCACCCTCCCGTACGGCATGATCGCCTGGTCGCCCACGAGCACCAAGGGCGACCAGACGGGCACCGGCGCCGCGAACGGCTACCAGTACGACACCACCCGGCTGCGCGGGCTGAGCCTCACCCACGTCAACGGCGCCGGGTGCGACCCCGGTGCGGCAGGTGACATCCCGATCATGCCGTTCGTCGGGGACGTCACCTCGTCGCCCTCGGCCGACACCAAGGACGCCGTCTACGCCGCGGACTTCTCGCACGAGGACGAGCGCGCCGTCCCCGGCCGCTACACCGTCGGCCTCGACTCCGGAGCCACCGCCGACCTCGCGGTCAGCCGGCGCGCGGGCGTGGCCGACTTCGGCTTCCCCGCCGGGAAGCCCGCCAATCTGCTCTTCCGCGTCTCGAACTCGCTGAACGGCAGCGAGGACGCCCAGGTGAAGATCGACACCGCGCACCGCAAGGTCACCGGCTCGGTGCTCACCGGCGCGTTCTGCGGGCGGCGTGCCAACGGCGGCACCAACAACCGCAAGAGCTACTACCGGCTCTACTTCAGCGCCTCCTTCGACCGCGCCTTCTCCACCACCGGCACCTGGAAGGACGGCACGCTCGCCCCGGGCTCGACCACCGGCGGCGGGGGCGAGGGCTATGCCACCGGAGCGGACCGGGCCGGGCGCGGATCGGGCGGCTGGGTCGGCTTCGACACCGCCTCCGACAACGATGTCCACATGCGCATCGGCATCTCCTACGTCAGCCGGGCCGGCGCGGAGGCCAACCTGCGCTCCGAGATCGCCCCGCACGCCGGGGTGGACGACGTGGCGGCCGCCGCGAGCCGGACCTGGGACCGGGAGCTGGAGTCCGTCCGCACGGGCGGCGGCACCGAGGCTCAGCGCACCACCTTCTACACCGCGCTGTACCACTCCCTGATGCAGCCCAACATCGTCAGCGACACCGACGGCCGCTACCCCGGCATGGACGGCGAGCCCCACCGGATCGGGCGTGGACAGGGGGCGCAGTACAGCAACTTCTCCGGCTGGGACCAGTACCGGGCCCAGATACAACTGCTCGCCCTGCTGAAACCGGAGGTGGCCGGGGACTTCGCCCAGTCGCTGTACAACTTCGCCCGGCAGAACGGCGGCGTGTGGGACCGCTGGGTGCACATCAACGGCGCCACCCACGTCATGACCGGTGACCCCACCGCGGCCACCCTCGCCACGTTCTACGCCATGGGGGTGCGGAACTTCGACTACGAGGGCGCCTACGAGTCGCTGGCCCGTCAGGCGACCGTCCCCGTCGAGGACGGCCTCTCGGACGCCGGCTGTCCCGGCCAGTGCACCGGCCAGCGGCCCAACCTGGCCCAGTACCTTCAGTCCCACTACGCGCCGCAGGACGTCTGCCACTGCTGGGGCGGAGCCGCCGAGACCCTGGAGGACGCGGTCGCCGACGACGCGCTCGGCCGCTGGGCCGCGCTGCTCGGCCGGGACGCGGAGGCCAAGTCGTTCAAGGAGCGCGGCGGCTGGTGGCGCAACGTGTTCAACGCGGGGGCCACCGACGGAGCCGGCACCAGCGGCTACATCCAGGCCCGCAACGTCGACGGCTCCTGGGTCACCCCGTTCGGCCCGGGGAGCGACCTGGGCTTCGCGCAGGGCACCAGCGCCACGTACACCTGGATGGTGCCGCAGGACGTCCAGGGGCTGGCGGCGGCGATGGGCGGCCGGGACGTCGCGGCGGAGCGCCTCGACGGCTTCTTCCACAAGGCGGACGGCTCCTGGTCGGTGAAGGGCGGCGACTCCGTGCGCTACGACCCGACCAACGAGCCCGGCATCCACGCCCCTTGGCTCTACAACGCGCTCGGTCAGCCGTACAAGACCCAGGCGACCGTCCGCGAGATCCTGAACACGGTCTACGGGACGGGCCCGCGCGGTCTGCCCGGCAACGACGACCTGGGGACCATGTCCGCCTGGTACGTCTTCTCCGCGCTGGGGATGTACCCGCAGTCCCCGGGCGGCGCCGCGATGCTGCTGGGCGCCCCGTTGTTCCCGAAGGCGGTCATCGACCGGCCGCACGGCAGGGACATCACCATCACCGCACCGGCCGCCGACGCCGGGCATCCGTACATCGACGCGGTGACGGTCGACGGACGCGACCACGACCGGTCCTGGACGGACCCGAGCCTGCTCACCCGGGGCGGCAAGCTGGCCTTCAGCCTCTCCGGCGAGCCCAACACCACCTGGGCTACAGCCGCTTCGGGGCTGCCGCGCTAG